One stretch of Chitinophaga pendula DNA includes these proteins:
- a CDS encoding NAD(P)/FAD-dependent oxidoreductase, giving the protein MSKKRLVIAGGGAAGFFCAVNAARLSPGLEVIILEKTGKLLSKVKVSGGGRCNVTHAAPNIPYMLKRYPRGQNFLKKAFGHFFVPDTIAWFAERGVTLKAEDDGRMFPVTDNSQTIIDCLLREADKYRVRIETQQEVESITRQDNRWRITLQQGKTLHADFACIAAGGYAQAAKFDWLKAVGHSIASPVPSLFTFNIPKHPITSLMGVSVPDAQVKIAGTKLMEQGPVLITHWGLSGPAVLRLSAWGARQLHDIQYRFQVQVNWIPSYNENSLREEIQQLRFALGGQKIHHRNPFSLPQRLWTFLLQQAGIGEELRWADLPAKEQNLLIRQLAAMELSVSGKTTFKEEFVTSGGIQLTEIEPNTMESRIATDLFFAGEVMDVDGVTGGFNFQHAWTSGWIAANTIAGRCQ; this is encoded by the coding sequence TTGTCGAAAAAGCGATTAGTGATAGCAGGTGGCGGCGCAGCAGGTTTCTTCTGTGCCGTCAATGCGGCCAGGCTCAGCCCCGGCCTCGAAGTGATCATCCTGGAGAAAACAGGTAAACTGCTCTCCAAAGTAAAAGTGTCCGGCGGCGGACGGTGTAATGTCACCCACGCCGCCCCCAATATACCCTATATGCTGAAACGGTATCCCCGTGGACAAAACTTCCTCAAAAAAGCATTCGGACACTTCTTCGTACCAGATACCATCGCCTGGTTCGCAGAAAGAGGTGTGACACTCAAAGCAGAAGACGATGGCCGCATGTTCCCCGTTACCGACAACTCACAGACCATCATCGATTGCCTGCTGCGCGAAGCCGATAAATACCGCGTACGCATAGAAACCCAACAGGAAGTAGAGAGCATTACCCGCCAGGATAATCGCTGGCGTATCACCTTACAACAGGGCAAAACCCTGCATGCCGACTTCGCCTGCATCGCCGCTGGCGGATACGCCCAGGCCGCCAAATTCGACTGGCTCAAAGCCGTAGGACACAGCATCGCCTCACCAGTACCGTCCCTGTTCACCTTCAATATACCCAAACATCCCATCACCAGCCTCATGGGCGTAAGCGTCCCCGATGCACAGGTGAAGATAGCGGGCACTAAACTGATGGAACAGGGCCCCGTACTCATCACCCACTGGGGACTCAGCGGCCCGGCCGTACTACGCCTGTCCGCCTGGGGCGCCCGCCAGCTGCACGACATACAATACCGCTTTCAGGTACAGGTCAATTGGATACCTTCCTATAACGAAAACTCCCTGCGCGAAGAGATACAACAACTGCGTTTCGCCTTAGGCGGACAAAAAATCCATCACCGAAATCCCTTCTCCCTCCCACAACGCCTCTGGACATTCCTCCTCCAACAAGCCGGCATAGGAGAAGAACTACGCTGGGCAGATCTCCCGGCCAAAGAACAAAACCTCCTCATCCGCCAACTGGCAGCCATGGAACTGTCCGTCAGCGGAAAAACCACCTTCAAGGAAGAGTTTGTAACCAGCGGTGGCATCCAACTCACCGAAATAGAACCCAATACCATGGAAAGCAGGATCGCCACAGACTTATTCTTCGCGGGCGAAGTAATGGATGTCGATGGCGTCACCGGTGGCTTCAACTTCCAGCATGCCTGGACCAGCGGCTGGATCGCCGCCAACACCATCGCCGGCCGCTGCCAATAA
- a CDS encoding MG2 domain-containing protein — MPQQRLLNRKRLQWLIPSLLLVLTGAFSYAPVEDWTDKIVKALEQFGKKYPQEKVYLHLDKDYYAAGETIWFKGYVTLDNLMALQARTMYVELLDKSGNIVQKKMTDVYAGTSAGDFEIPETLKAGVYRLRAYTSWMLNFDPEYLYYRDIEILDQTKKNAAATPVDTAQHKDFAIQFFPEGGQLIADAGNVVAFKATAPDGYPVDIAGVVESSKGKQIGKLITLHDGMGSLEFTPAPGETYQAIVQAANGGRKTVPLPAVMTTGASLKVYNKGSRIFYQAVMAHPEDTANNNLLIVAQMTNQLVYKARLNASEGKISGFIPTNMLPSGILQITLFGSNGLPLSERLAFVRQNDLLTMTLEAQQIDNEERAKNIVTLQLPDSMRASVSVSVTDADQVPKNIQNQNNIVSSLLLTSDIKGYVHNPAWYFGDSAAARSNALDLVMLTNGWRRFSWKKILANDYPGLPFSYEQGIVLKGTAFTNNGRYPLANGKVDLLIKQPIDSSTTFASAPTDVAGDFNIPNLAFVDTALIYYQGNDKDKRWKDVSVKFNAHFFDNRAPVKLPYPMRVPPPVDASLLKSFLTAVSDGNRVNRAINSRTVFLKEVNIIDRKPKPAESIDKKYTSGLFSGGDGYTFDLTKENPTAFNIFQYLQSKVAGLNITGNLSSPNLSWRGGAPTLYLNEMRVETDMLSTIPVSDVAMIKVFRPPFMGGFGGGANGAIAVYTKRGGEGGDATIRGFELYKKAGYALAKEFYSPDYAVRKEVHALPDKRLTLYWNAHVQIDTITNTAKIQFYNNDFSKHFRVVAEGMTAGGSVGHVEATY; from the coding sequence ATGCCTCAGCAACGATTGCTCAACAGAAAACGCCTGCAATGGCTCATCCCTTCCCTCCTACTTGTATTGACAGGGGCTTTCTCTTACGCTCCTGTAGAAGACTGGACAGATAAGATTGTAAAAGCACTGGAACAATTTGGTAAGAAGTATCCCCAGGAGAAGGTGTATCTGCACCTAGACAAGGATTATTATGCTGCCGGTGAGACGATCTGGTTCAAGGGCTATGTGACGCTGGATAACCTTATGGCGTTGCAGGCGCGTACGATGTATGTGGAGTTGCTGGATAAGAGCGGCAATATTGTACAGAAAAAGATGACGGATGTGTATGCCGGTACATCTGCCGGTGATTTTGAGATACCGGAAACGCTGAAGGCAGGTGTATATCGTTTGCGTGCCTATACATCATGGATGCTGAATTTTGACCCGGAGTATCTTTACTACCGGGATATCGAGATATTGGATCAGACGAAAAAGAATGCGGCTGCAACGCCGGTGGATACGGCGCAGCATAAAGACTTTGCTATACAGTTTTTCCCGGAGGGGGGTCAGTTGATCGCTGATGCTGGTAATGTGGTGGCCTTTAAAGCGACGGCACCCGACGGTTATCCGGTGGATATCGCCGGTGTGGTAGAGAGCAGTAAGGGTAAACAGATTGGCAAGCTGATCACGCTGCATGACGGTATGGGCAGCCTGGAGTTTACGCCGGCGCCTGGTGAGACCTACCAGGCTATTGTACAGGCAGCTAATGGCGGTCGTAAGACGGTGCCGTTGCCGGCGGTTATGACGACGGGTGCTAGCTTGAAAGTATACAACAAGGGTAGCCGTATCTTCTACCAGGCTGTGATGGCTCATCCGGAAGATACTGCCAACAATAACCTGCTGATCGTTGCGCAGATGACCAATCAGCTGGTGTATAAGGCGAGGTTGAATGCATCTGAGGGGAAGATCAGTGGTTTTATTCCTACGAATATGCTGCCTTCGGGTATTTTACAGATCACGCTGTTTGGCAGCAATGGGTTGCCGTTGTCTGAGCGGTTGGCATTTGTGCGGCAGAATGATCTGCTTACTATGACGCTGGAGGCTCAGCAGATCGACAATGAGGAACGTGCGAAAAACATAGTGACGCTGCAGCTGCCGGACAGTATGCGTGCGAGTGTATCCGTATCCGTTACGGATGCGGACCAGGTGCCGAAGAATATACAGAACCAGAACAATATTGTTTCCAGCCTGTTGCTGACCTCTGACATCAAGGGGTATGTGCATAATCCGGCGTGGTATTTCGGGGATTCGGCGGCGGCCCGTTCGAATGCGTTGGACCTGGTGATGCTGACCAATGGGTGGAGACGATTCAGTTGGAAGAAGATATTGGCGAACGACTATCCGGGGTTGCCATTTTCTTACGAGCAGGGGATTGTGTTGAAGGGGACTGCTTTTACCAACAACGGGCGGTATCCGCTGGCGAATGGTAAGGTAGATCTGCTGATCAAGCAGCCGATCGACAGCTCTACTACCTTTGCGTCTGCACCTACTGATGTGGCGGGGGATTTCAATATTCCCAACCTGGCGTTTGTAGATACGGCGTTGATCTATTACCAGGGTAATGACAAGGATAAGCGCTGGAAGGATGTGAGTGTAAAGTTCAATGCGCACTTTTTCGACAACCGGGCGCCGGTGAAGCTCCCCTACCCTATGCGGGTACCGCCGCCGGTGGATGCCAGTCTGCTGAAGTCTTTCCTAACGGCGGTATCAGATGGTAACCGGGTGAACCGTGCGATCAACAGCCGTACGGTATTCCTGAAGGAGGTGAATATTATTGACCGTAAGCCTAAGCCAGCAGAAAGTATTGATAAGAAATATACCAGCGGGTTGTTTTCCGGCGGTGATGGTTATACTTTTGACCTGACGAAGGAGAATCCTACTGCTTTCAACATCTTCCAGTACCTGCAATCCAAGGTGGCCGGTCTGAACATTACGGGTAACCTGAGCAGTCCTAATCTTAGCTGGCGGGGGGGTGCGCCTACGTTGTACCTGAATGAGATGCGGGTAGAGACGGATATGTTGAGTACTATTCCGGTATCTGATGTGGCGATGATCAAGGTATTCCGTCCGCCTTTTATGGGAGGTTTTGGTGGAGGCGCTAATGGTGCGATCGCGGTGTATACTAAGCGAGGCGGAGAAGGCGGCGATGCTACGATCCGTGGTTTTGAGCTTTATAAGAAGGCCGGTTATGCCCTGGCCAAGGAGTTTTATTCTCCTGACTATGCGGTACGGAAAGAGGTACATGCATTACCTGACAAGCGTCTTACGCTGTATTGGAATGCGCATGTGCAGATCGATACTATTACTAACACGGCCAAGATACAGTTCTACAACAATGATTTCTCCAAACACTTCCGGGTGGTAGCAGAGGGTATGACTGCCGGCGGTAGTGTAGGGCATGTGGAAGCAACGTATTAA
- the folK gene encoding 2-amino-4-hydroxy-6-hydroxymethyldihydropteridine diphosphokinase: protein MNTAILLIGGNLGDRVANLQEAVSRIDRIAGKVVKTSALYETAPWGNVQQPDYLNQALEVETSLDALPLLRTLLEIETEIGRIRRQKWGARVIDIDMIFFNQEVIDLPELKVPHPRMAARQFVLVPLQEIIPHWVHPVLQEDITTLLAQCPDELPAKKLDIQAH, encoded by the coding sequence ATGAACACAGCAATATTACTTATAGGTGGCAACCTGGGCGATCGTGTCGCCAACTTACAGGAGGCGGTATCGCGGATAGACCGCATAGCGGGTAAGGTAGTGAAAACTTCTGCCCTGTATGAGACGGCTCCCTGGGGCAATGTACAGCAGCCCGACTATCTCAACCAGGCCCTGGAGGTGGAGACCTCACTGGATGCTTTGCCTCTGTTACGCACGTTATTGGAAATAGAAACCGAAATCGGCCGCATCCGTCGTCAGAAGTGGGGGGCCCGGGTGATCGACATTGATATGATATTTTTCAACCAGGAGGTGATTGATCTGCCGGAGCTGAAGGTCCCTCATCCGAGGATGGCGGCACGCCAGTTTGTACTGGTGCCTTTACAGGAGATCATACCACATTGGGTACACCCGGTACTACAGGAGGATATCACCACTTTGCTGGCGCAGTGTCCTGATGAGCTGCCCGCCAAAAAACTGGATATACAGGCACATTAG
- a CDS encoding catalase produces MKKLTTASGIPYFEHENSMTAGPRGPILLQDVILHEKMAHFNRERIPERVVHAKGSGAYGTFTVTHDISSYTKAKIFDTIGKQTRVFLRFSTVGGEKGSADSERDPRGFAVKFYTEDGNWDLVGNNTPIFFIKDPKKFSDFIHTQKRDPRTNTKSPTMVWDFWSLNPESLHQVVLLMTDRGTPASYRHMHGFGSHTFSFINDKNERFYVKFHFKTLQGIKNFTDAEAAAMKSQDLDHAQRDLVEAIDNGEFPRWAMRVQIMPEAEAKTYRWNPFDLTKVWPHADYPLIDVGVLELNEIPRNYFAHVEQSAFAPSHVVAGIGYSPDKMLQGRLLSYPDAHRYRLGVNYEQLPVNRCPYAVNNYERDGAMRLDDNGEDQPNYFPNSFGDITPDIAYQAPGQALDGLYADWYDRNAAGEDDHYTQPGNLFRLLTPEDKQHTIHNIVASMRGITGPKQDQIIQRQLCHFFRADIQLGMGVAQGLGVAIDMPSHGVQGHTR; encoded by the coding sequence ATGAAAAAACTGACCACGGCATCCGGCATTCCTTACTTTGAGCATGAAAACTCTATGACGGCCGGGCCAAGGGGACCTATTCTGTTACAGGATGTCATTCTTCATGAAAAGATGGCCCACTTCAACCGGGAGCGTATTCCTGAGCGGGTTGTGCACGCCAAGGGCTCTGGCGCCTATGGTACTTTTACTGTTACGCATGATATCAGTTCCTACACTAAAGCGAAAATATTTGATACTATTGGTAAGCAGACGAGGGTGTTTCTGCGTTTTTCGACGGTAGGCGGCGAGAAGGGTTCTGCTGACAGTGAGCGTGACCCACGGGGGTTTGCGGTTAAGTTTTATACGGAAGACGGTAACTGGGACCTGGTGGGAAACAATACGCCTATTTTCTTTATCAAGGATCCGAAGAAGTTCAGTGATTTTATTCACACGCAGAAGCGTGATCCACGTACGAATACGAAGAGTCCGACGATGGTATGGGATTTCTGGAGTCTGAACCCGGAGAGTCTGCACCAGGTGGTGCTATTGATGACTGATCGAGGTACACCTGCCAGTTACCGGCATATGCACGGATTTGGCAGTCATACATTTTCATTTATCAACGACAAAAATGAGCGTTTCTATGTAAAGTTTCATTTCAAGACTTTACAAGGCATTAAGAACTTCACGGATGCGGAGGCGGCGGCGATGAAGTCGCAGGACCTGGATCATGCGCAACGCGATTTGGTGGAAGCGATTGACAACGGTGAATTCCCACGTTGGGCGATGCGTGTGCAGATCATGCCGGAAGCGGAGGCGAAGACCTATCGCTGGAATCCGTTTGACCTGACGAAGGTGTGGCCGCATGCTGATTATCCATTGATCGATGTAGGTGTACTGGAGTTGAATGAGATTCCGCGGAATTACTTTGCGCATGTGGAACAGTCTGCTTTTGCGCCCTCGCATGTGGTGGCCGGTATTGGTTATTCTCCGGACAAGATGTTGCAAGGGCGTCTGCTCTCCTATCCGGATGCGCACCGTTACCGGTTGGGGGTGAATTATGAGCAGCTGCCGGTGAACAGGTGTCCGTATGCAGTTAATAATTATGAGCGGGACGGGGCTATGCGGTTAGATGATAACGGTGAGGATCAGCCTAATTATTTCCCGAACAGCTTTGGTGATATTACACCTGATATTGCTTACCAGGCACCCGGGCAAGCGCTGGACGGCCTGTATGCTGACTGGTACGACCGTAATGCTGCCGGGGAGGATGATCACTATACGCAGCCAGGCAACCTGTTCCGACTGTTGACACCGGAGGATAAGCAGCATACGATCCACAATATCGTTGCTTCTATGCGTGGTATTACGGGACCTAAGCAGGATCAGATCATCCAGCGTCAGTTATGTCATTTCTTCCGTGCCGACATACAACTCGGAATGGGTGTGGCGCAAGGTTTGGGCGTGGCGATCGATATGCCGTCGCACGGTGTGCAGGGGCATACTAGATAG
- a CDS encoding ABC transporter permease, translating into MSDVRYSQWKAMMSITKASLQAMFRSPSAVVFSLGFPLVFILVFGFVGDRGLSLRVGVDASADTANYIYQGLSHIKGVKMIKGQTPAEMDEALMKGNLTAVLRITPRKDTSYTQSYDIFLRTSKAAVDKIGVLQSMLSEVVHRVDDQFHPRTSVATIHTPDVLPGRVYRTIDFILPGQLGFSLLSAAVFGTAFLFFSLRQTLVLKRFFATPVKRSYIILGEALSRLVFQLFGSIVIIGLGHFAFGFTLIHGLATFAEMLVLCLFGLIVFMGFGFVVSGIAKNESTIPPIANIVTLPQFLLAGTFFSIDVFPEWLQPFCRILPLTYLNDALRKIAFEGLHIWNVGLELGVLALWGVVIYAVAVKLFRWE; encoded by the coding sequence ATGTCAGATGTGCGATACAGCCAGTGGAAGGCAATGATGTCAATCACCAAAGCCAGCCTGCAGGCAATGTTCCGTAGCCCTTCGGCAGTAGTTTTCAGCCTGGGATTTCCATTAGTATTCATTTTAGTATTCGGATTTGTAGGCGACAGAGGACTGTCCCTGCGCGTAGGCGTAGATGCCAGCGCCGACACCGCTAACTATATCTACCAGGGCCTGAGCCATATCAAAGGCGTGAAGATGATAAAAGGCCAGACCCCCGCCGAAATGGACGAAGCTCTCATGAAAGGCAACCTGACAGCCGTACTCCGTATCACACCAAGAAAAGATACCAGCTACACCCAAAGCTATGATATCTTCCTGCGCACCTCCAAAGCTGCCGTCGACAAGATCGGCGTCCTGCAATCCATGCTCAGCGAAGTAGTACATCGTGTCGACGATCAGTTTCACCCAAGAACGTCCGTCGCCACCATCCACACACCCGACGTATTGCCCGGCAGGGTATATCGTACCATCGACTTTATACTGCCCGGCCAACTGGGATTCTCCCTGCTGAGCGCAGCCGTCTTCGGTACCGCCTTCCTATTCTTCAGCCTCCGGCAGACACTGGTGCTGAAACGTTTCTTCGCCACCCCCGTAAAACGTAGCTATATCATCCTCGGTGAAGCACTCAGTCGCCTCGTATTCCAGCTGTTCGGCTCCATCGTGATCATCGGCCTCGGACACTTCGCCTTCGGCTTCACACTGATACATGGCCTCGCTACCTTCGCCGAAATGCTGGTACTATGCCTCTTCGGACTGATCGTTTTCATGGGCTTCGGATTCGTCGTAAGCGGCATCGCCAAAAATGAAAGCACCATACCTCCCATCGCCAACATCGTTACCTTGCCACAATTCCTCCTGGCAGGTACCTTCTTCTCTATAGATGTATTCCCCGAATGGCTGCAACCATTCTGCCGCATCCTCCCGCTTACCTATCTCAACGATGCCCTGCGGAAGATCGCCTTCGAAGGACTGCATATATGGAACGTAGGACTGGAACTGGGCGTACTCGCACTGTGGGGGGTAGTCATCTATGCCGTCGCCGTAAAACTTTTCCGCTGGGAATAA
- the sppA gene encoding signal peptide peptidase SppA, giving the protein MRSFFKIFFASLLAFIVFMVIGVLVIGGIIAGMVGKALAPETVTVSPNSVLVIETGQYYNEQATQDPVAALTKRGPVSTPGLHDVVELIRQAAKDDNIKGIYIKGSDNPNGFATTEEVRNALINFKRSGKFIYGYAEYMSQKGYYLASAADKIYLHPKGGLDFNGFAMNMMYLKGALEKLEIEPQVIFDGKFKSATEPLREKQMTDANRVQTTQFLSELYGIFLEQIGRNRKIDTASLHRYANEGLIQQPEDALKYKLVDGLKYDDQVMDELRTRLGLKKEDNINFITMGQYGSAESPYKEVDGNNKIAVVYAAGNIVGGDSEADNVISGEAFLKHIRKVRLDKSVKAIVFRVNSGGGSALASETIWRELELAKKDKPVVVSMGDYAASGGYYISCMADSVFAQPNTLTGSIGVFAVLPNFQGFLNNKLGITFDGVKTAQYADMGNVTRPLTPAERQMIQASIDSTYATFKSRVVAGRKLSPDVVDSIAQGRVWSGVQAKRLGLVDRIGGLDDAITSAAKLAGIKDYRLRQYPEAQNPINKLMKTVSGDASTSLIKRELGQNFTIYQQLKRLREMTGSVQAALPFDMQIR; this is encoded by the coding sequence ATGCGCAGTTTTTTTAAGATCTTTTTTGCGTCATTACTCGCATTCATTGTTTTTATGGTCATCGGTGTACTCGTTATCGGCGGTATTATCGCAGGTATGGTCGGCAAAGCCCTGGCCCCAGAAACCGTCACCGTTTCCCCCAATAGCGTATTGGTAATAGAAACCGGACAGTATTATAACGAACAAGCTACCCAAGACCCCGTAGCTGCCCTCACCAAACGTGGACCGGTATCAACACCCGGACTGCATGATGTGGTAGAACTGATACGGCAGGCCGCCAAAGATGATAATATTAAAGGTATCTATATAAAAGGTAGCGATAACCCCAACGGCTTCGCTACCACCGAAGAAGTACGCAACGCCCTGATCAACTTCAAACGCTCCGGCAAATTCATCTACGGCTACGCCGAATACATGAGCCAGAAAGGCTACTACCTAGCCTCCGCAGCCGATAAGATATATCTGCACCCCAAAGGAGGACTGGATTTCAACGGCTTCGCCATGAACATGATGTACCTCAAAGGTGCATTGGAAAAACTGGAAATAGAACCGCAGGTCATCTTCGATGGTAAATTTAAAAGCGCCACCGAACCCCTGCGCGAAAAACAAATGACTGATGCCAACCGCGTACAAACCACCCAATTCCTCTCCGAACTCTATGGCATATTCCTCGAACAAATAGGCCGCAACCGTAAGATCGATACCGCCTCCTTGCATCGATACGCCAACGAAGGCCTCATCCAGCAACCGGAAGATGCCCTGAAATATAAACTGGTAGATGGCCTTAAATACGATGACCAGGTAATGGACGAACTACGTACCCGCCTCGGCCTCAAAAAAGAAGATAACATCAACTTCATCACCATGGGCCAGTACGGCAGCGCCGAAAGCCCCTACAAAGAAGTCGATGGTAACAATAAAATAGCCGTAGTATACGCTGCCGGCAACATAGTAGGCGGCGACAGCGAAGCAGACAACGTCATCAGCGGTGAAGCCTTCCTCAAACATATCCGTAAAGTACGCCTGGACAAATCAGTAAAAGCCATCGTCTTCCGCGTCAACTCCGGCGGCGGTAGCGCCCTCGCTTCCGAAACCATCTGGCGCGAACTCGAACTGGCTAAAAAAGATAAACCAGTAGTAGTATCCATGGGAGACTACGCCGCTTCCGGCGGATACTATATCTCCTGCATGGCAGATTCCGTATTCGCACAACCCAACACCCTGACCGGCTCCATCGGCGTATTCGCCGTACTGCCCAACTTCCAGGGTTTCCTCAATAATAAACTGGGCATCACCTTTGATGGCGTGAAAACTGCACAATACGCAGATATGGGCAACGTAACCCGGCCACTCACACCGGCCGAACGCCAGATGATTCAAGCCTCCATCGATAGCACCTACGCTACCTTCAAATCCAGAGTGGTAGCAGGGCGCAAACTGTCTCCGGATGTAGTAGACAGCATCGCACAAGGTCGCGTATGGAGCGGCGTACAGGCAAAACGCCTCGGATTGGTAGACCGCATCGGTGGCCTCGACGATGCCATCACCAGCGCCGCCAAACTCGCCGGCATCAAAGACTACCGCCTGCGCCAATACCCCGAAGCACAAAACCCGATCAACAAGCTGATGAAAACCGTTAGCGGCGACGCCAGCACCAGCCTGATCAAACGCGAACTCGGACAGAACTTCACCATCTACCAACAGCTTAAACGCCTCCGGGAGATGACAGGTTCCGTGCAAGCCGCCCTTCCTTTTGATATGCAGATTAGATAA
- a CDS encoding SRPBCC family protein: MRIIKLFFISAFVFGALIFGLSLLFPSTAVVERAGTIEAPVDSVFAVINNLRTWERWNPWLAPDAAQQVQYAPNPAGKDAWYTWSNPQYPGSLGKTTIIESNPQKGVYYRLDYKGMKTTIGGLEIRGTEDRKGTAIRWYLKTELGLTPWWKLRGFMADRIMGPQIEQGLTKLKQTCEGH, from the coding sequence ATGCGTATAATAAAACTGTTTTTCATTAGTGCGTTCGTATTCGGAGCACTGATCTTCGGACTATCCCTTCTATTTCCCTCTACCGCAGTAGTAGAACGGGCAGGCACTATTGAAGCCCCCGTAGACTCTGTTTTTGCTGTCATCAACAACCTGCGTACCTGGGAACGCTGGAATCCTTGGCTGGCACCCGATGCCGCCCAACAAGTACAGTATGCACCCAATCCCGCCGGTAAAGATGCCTGGTATACCTGGTCCAATCCACAATACCCCGGCTCACTGGGCAAAACAACCATCATAGAAAGCAACCCGCAAAAAGGAGTATACTACCGCCTGGATTATAAAGGCATGAAAACAACCATCGGTGGCCTGGAGATCAGAGGCACAGAAGATCGCAAAGGCACCGCCATCCGCTGGTACCTCAAAACAGAATTGGGACTCACGCCCTGGTGGAAACTCAGAGGCTTCATGGCAGATCGCATAATGGGCCCACAAATAGAACAAGGTCTCACCAAGCTGAAACAAACCTGCGAAGGACATTAG
- a CDS encoding SRPBCC family protein, protein MQIFLLLLGALIVLLLGLFIYSMYLPAAVKVERVRQLSATPETVFAELDNLRNWQHWEPWASRDPRVSIVYGEKDSGEGAGYTWSSRKPGMGKGSLLITSSRPYEYLSVDMHTTPQGLSKVSFRLEPAAGGTRVTWTMILFVGKNPVSRLMGRRFDKWVGRDFEKGLQRLDTAVTHQG, encoded by the coding sequence ATGCAAATCTTCCTGTTACTGTTAGGCGCTTTAATAGTATTGTTACTGGGATTGTTCATTTATTCCATGTATCTGCCGGCAGCAGTCAAGGTAGAACGTGTACGGCAACTGTCCGCTACGCCCGAAACCGTTTTCGCCGAATTAGATAATCTCCGCAACTGGCAGCATTGGGAACCCTGGGCCAGCCGCGATCCCCGCGTATCCATCGTCTATGGCGAAAAAGACAGCGGCGAAGGCGCCGGCTACACCTGGAGCAGCCGAAAACCCGGCATGGGAAAAGGAAGCCTCCTCATCACCAGCTCCCGCCCCTACGAATACCTCTCCGTCGACATGCACACCACCCCTCAGGGACTTTCCAAAGTCAGCTTCCGGCTCGAACCAGCCGCCGGCGGTACCCGCGTCACCTGGACCATGATACTCTTCGTCGGTAAAAATCCCGTCTCCCGCCTCATGGGCAGACGATTCGACAAATGGGTAGGCCGAGACTTCGAAAAAGGACTGCAACGCCTTGATACCGCCGTCACCCACCAAGGTTAA
- a CDS encoding deoxynucleoside kinase, with translation MKYKFITIEGNIGAGKTTLANRLAGHFNARLILEEFADNPFLAKFYAKPKQYAFPVELFFMAERYKQLKDMLQTQDLFRELVISDYLFVKSLLFAKMNLAADEYSLYQKLFDIINPQLLQPDLLIFLNAPVSRLQENIRKRNRSYEQKIEDKYLGTVHEMYMQYIRQHPVRTLMVDTTKVDFLNEPTHFQRLLDALEEEYEPGIHYLQLLDS, from the coding sequence ATGAAGTATAAGTTCATTACGATAGAAGGGAACATAGGTGCTGGTAAGACGACCCTAGCCAACCGGCTGGCGGGTCATTTCAATGCCAGGCTGATACTGGAAGAGTTTGCGGACAACCCTTTCCTGGCGAAATTCTATGCCAAGCCCAAACAATATGCATTCCCGGTAGAACTGTTCTTCATGGCGGAGCGGTACAAGCAGCTCAAAGATATGTTGCAGACCCAGGACCTGTTCCGGGAGCTGGTCATTTCGGACTATCTCTTTGTGAAGAGTCTTCTTTTTGCCAAGATGAACCTGGCAGCTGATGAATACTCGCTGTATCAGAAGTTATTTGACATTATCAACCCTCAATTGTTACAGCCGGATCTGCTGATCTTCCTGAATGCACCGGTGAGTCGTTTGCAGGAAAATATCCGTAAGCGTAACCGTAGTTATGAGCAGAAGATAGAGGACAAGTACCTGGGTACTGTGCACGAGATGTATATGCAGTATATCCGGCAACACCCGGTGCGTACGCTGATGGTAGACACTACGAAAGTGGACTTTCTCAATGAACCTACTCATTTTCAGCGGCTGCTGGATGCTTTGGAGGAGGAGTACGAACCCGGTATCCATTATCTGCAGCTACTTGATAGCTGA
- a CDS encoding 5' nucleotidase, NT5C type — MKDQKLSIAIDMDETIADPITKAREWYYRDYGRLFSEDELHGRTLEDALPVDQKGVIRGYLNTPGFFRDLAIFPNAQRVIKELNQKYKVFIVSAAMEFPNSLRDKYDWLQEFFPFLEWRQYCLCGDKSVVQTDIMIDDLTRNFAHFKGRPLLYTGHHNVHIEGYERVLHWEDAAAKLL, encoded by the coding sequence ATGAAAGATCAAAAGCTGTCTATTGCCATAGACATGGACGAGACTATCGCAGATCCTATCACCAAGGCACGGGAGTGGTATTACCGGGATTACGGGCGACTGTTTTCCGAGGATGAGTTGCATGGAAGGACTTTGGAGGATGCCCTTCCTGTGGACCAGAAGGGTGTGATCAGGGGTTATCTCAACACCCCGGGATTTTTCCGGGACCTGGCTATTTTTCCTAATGCCCAGCGGGTGATCAAGGAGTTGAACCAGAAGTACAAGGTATTTATTGTATCTGCAGCTATGGAGTTTCCAAATTCCCTGCGGGATAAGTATGATTGGTTGCAGGAGTTTTTTCCTTTCCTGGAATGGCGTCAATATTGTCTTTGCGGGGATAAGAGTGTGGTGCAGACGGATATTATGATAGACGATCTGACCCGTAACTTTGCGCATTTCAAGGGTCGGCCTTTATTGTACACGGGTCATCATAACGTGCATATTGAAGGCTATGAGCGGGTGTTGCATTGGGAGGATGCGGCAGCGAAGTTATTGTAA